In Nitrospirota bacterium, the DNA window GATAGCACGGGTGAATTTGTTCCCTTTGATTGTAATTGTTTCTATAGGATAGAAGATCTTTAAGAGATCCTCATTTGTGTATCCAAGTGCCTTGAGCACTATTGTCGCGGGAAGTTTTCTCCTTCTGTCAATTCTTACATAGAGGATATCCTTCGTATCAAATTCGAAATCAAGCCATGACCCTCTGGAAGGAATTACCCTTGCGGAATAGAGCAGTCTTCCGCTGGCGTGCGTCTTTCCTTTGTCATGACTGAAAAAAACACCCGGCGAACGATGAAGCTGGCTTACCACGACCCTTTCAGTCCCATTGATAATAAAGGTGCCGGTTTCGGTCATTAACGGCATCTCGCCGATGTAAACGTCTTCTTCCCTCGATTCTTTTAAGCTTTTGCTGCCCTTTGGTTCTATTTCCCAGAGGTTAAGCTTAACTTTGATTTTCAGAGGTGACGCGTATGTTATCCCTTTCTGCAGACAGTCCCGTACCCCGAATTTCGGGTCACTCATCGTGTAACCTAAGAACTCTATAGAGGCAGTTTCGTTGTAATCTACTATCGGGAATACGCTGAAAAAAGCAGACAGCAATCCGGTTTCTTCTCTTTTGTCTGCAGGGACATCCTTCTGCAAGAATTTCTCATACGATTTTTTCTGTATCTCTATCAGGTTCGGGATTTCTAAGAATTGAGGAACTTTTCCAAAATTTAGTCTCTTTCTAAGAACCCTTGTCATATGTCTCCTTAAATTATTTTATTTCTACTGTTGCACCCTGTTCCTCGAGTTTTGCTTTTATCGAATCAGCCTCCTCTTTCGAAACACCGGTCTTCACAGGTTTCGGAGCTCCATCAACAAGATCCTTTGCTTCCTTCAGCCCCAGAGCGGTAAGCTCTCTTACCACCTTGATTACCTGGATCTTCTTCTCGCCTGCAGCAGAAAGAATTACATCAAAACTTGTCTTTTCCTCAGCTTCAGGTGCAGCAGCTCCTGCTGCCGGTGCTCCCGGCATCGCAGCCATAGCTACAGGTGCTGCGGCAGTGACCCCATATCTGTCCTCGAATTCTTTGATAAACTTTGACATCTCGAGGATCGTCATGTTATCGATATACTCAAAAACTTCTTCTTTTGTAACAGCCATTTCTATATCCTCCTTTTTCTTTGCGCGGGATGTGAGTTCCGGGAACCTTTCATCCTAACCGCTTAACTTTTCTTGTTTTTTATCGCTTCAAGTACATACACGAATTTGCTTAATGTTGCATTCAGTGCATACGCCAGTTTGCCTGCAGGTGCATTGAAACTGCCGGCAATTATCGAAAGCAGCACATTCTTTGGCGGCAGATCAGCAACAGCTTTCAGGTCAGCAGCTGCACAGACCGACCCCTCAATGAGACCGACGCCGACTTTGAGCTTATCATTCTTTTTTGCAAACTCAAGTATCTTCTTGACCGGCAGAACAGGGTCATCGTAGCTGATGGCTATTCCTACAGGACCGCTGAAAGAATCCCTTGCATTGAAGACAGGCGTTCCCTCGGAAGCAAGCTTTGCCATGGTATTCTTGACAACCCTGTATTCAAAATTGCCTTCTCTCAAAAGACCTCTCAGTTCTGAAAGCTCGGCAACGGTTAAGCCCCTGTAATCAGTAAATATCAACGCCTTTGCTTTGCTGAACCCGTCATTAAGTTCCTTCACAACCTGTTCTTTTTCTGTCCTGTTCAGTTTATACCCCCTTCCCCAGGGAAGCTATATCGATAGCCAACCCCGGCCCCATAGTTGAAGATATGGAGACCTTTCTAAGATATTTGCCTTTGCTTGTCGCCGGTTTTGCCTTAATGATGGAACTGACCACTGCCTTTGCATTATCAATGA includes these proteins:
- the rplL gene encoding 50S ribosomal protein L7/L12 produces the protein MAVTKEEVFEYIDNMTILEMSKFIKEFEDRYGVTAAAPVAMAAMPGAPAAGAAAPEAEEKTSFDVILSAAGEKKIQVIKVVRELTALGLKEAKDLVDGAPKPVKTGVSKEEADSIKAKLEEQGATVEIK
- the rplJ gene encoding 50S ribosomal protein L10, with translation MKELNDGFSKAKALIFTDYRGLTVAELSELRGLLREGNFEYRVVKNTMAKLASEGTPVFNARDSFSGPVGIAISYDDPVLPVKKILEFAKKNDKLKVGVGLIEGSVCAAADLKAVADLPPKNVLLSIIAGSFNAPAGKLAYALNATLSKFVYVLEAIKNKKS